A single window of Dendropsophus ebraccatus isolate aDenEbr1 chromosome 5, aDenEbr1.pat, whole genome shotgun sequence DNA harbors:
- the NEMP1 gene encoding LOW QUALITY PROTEIN: nuclear envelope integral membrane protein 1 (The sequence of the model RefSeq protein was modified relative to this genomic sequence to represent the inferred CDS: deleted 1 base in 1 codon) encodes MAGEVSGRGAVRAAVTVLLLAPVLCAAVAGPKVIRLEEKKAGPYNISQNFCYKKTKDPKWYDVWTKVQIRVLSTRMIRVTQVDSEEKLKELEGFTAFDFLSFFKEKSNDTYINVDLQDNEICINVQVNDKDTRYSVILSRGFDPLLFTIFFIGLFLFFYGDTLSRSQLFYYGTGMSVGMLASILILVFMLSKLLPKKSSFYMLLVGGWSFSLYIIQLVFKNFQGICTEYWQYLLGYLGIVGFVSFAVCYKYGPLENERSINLLSWTLQLIGLLLMYIGIQVRTVALVMIVVAFCTKQIEYPVRWVHSLYRIIIKSRVKPGPPRLLTEEEYRKQGEEETRKALEELRGYCSSPDFQAWKVISRIQSPKRSEYSRPMISLTAKREEKGTTWFADFVEGSSHLTPNEASLHEHEYGIGGSFLEEELFGDEDDLDIDDESHSDFYPELPNNKARPSHHGDF; translated from the exons ATGGCGGGAGAAGTGTCTGGCCGTGGAGCGGTGAGGGCGGCAGTTACCGTGCTGCTCCTGGCTCCGGTGCTGTGTGCTGCGGTAGCAG gtcCCAAAGTGATCCGTCTTGAGGAAAAAAAAGCTGGCCCTTATAATATATCACAGAACTTCTGCTATAAGAAAACAAAAGACCCAAAATGGTATGATGTCTGGACTAAAGTGCAG ATTCGGGTACTCAGTACAAGAATGATCAGAGTGACGCAGGTGGATAGTGAGGAGAAGCTGAAGGAATTGGAAGGCTTTACAGCGTTCGACTTCCTGTCTTTCTTTAAGGAGAAATCAAATGATACCTACATAAATGTGGATCTTCAAGACAACGAAATTTGCATTAACGTGCAAGTCAATGATAAAGATACACGTTATAGTGTCATTCTTTCTAGAG GATTTGATCCATTGCTCTTTACCATTTTCTTTATTGGCCTTTTCTTGTTTTTCTATGGAGACACTCTCAGTCG aagcCAACTTTTTTACTATGGCAcaggaatgagtgtggggatgctGGCCTCAATACTGATACTTGTGTTCATGCTTTCTAAGCTGCTGCCTAAG AAAAGTTCTTTCTATATGTTACTGGTTGGCGGTTGGTCCTTCTCACTATATATCATCCAGCTGGTGTTCAAAAACTTTCAGGGAATCTGCACAGAGTATTGGCAGTATCTACTAG GCTACCTGGGCATTGTGGGCTTTGTCAGCTTTGCCGTTTGCTATAAATATGGACCCTTGGAAAATGAGCGAAGTATAAACCTGCTAAGCTGGACTTTACAACTGATCGGTTTGCTATTGATGTACATTGGCATACAAGTGCGGACTGTGGCTCTGGTTATGATAGTGGTTGCATTTTGTACCAAGCAAATTGAGTATCCAGTGAGATGGGTACACAGCTTATACAG GATTATTATTAAATCCAGAGTCAAGCCTGGACCACCTCGGCTCCTAACGGAGGAAGAATACAGGAAGCAGGGCGAGGAGGAAACCAGGAAAGCATTAGAAGAATTGCGAGGCTACTGCAGTAGCCCTGATTTTCAAGCTTGGAAGGTGATTTCACGGATTCAGTCCCCAAAAAG GTCAGAATATTCAAGGCCAATGATATCT CTCACCGCAAAGAGAGAAGAGAAAGGGACAACATG GTTCGCTGACTTTGTGGAAGGTTCGTCTCACTTGACACCAAACGAAGCTTCTCTTCATGAACACGAGTATGGTATTGGGGGATCCTTCTTGGAGGAAGAGTTGTTTGGGGATGAAGACGATTTAGACATTGACGACGAGTCACATTCTGATTTTTACCCAGAAC